The following are from one region of the Shinella sp. PSBB067 genome:
- a CDS encoding efflux RND transporter periplasmic adaptor subunit: MTRSGGMMLAALLLSATAIPALADGLARPVRTAPVHFEEREQTVTMTGEVVARVETDLSFRVGGRITGWFVDVGDAVKEGQVMARLDPEEQRADVEAAEAGVRAAEAQLKLARANFDRQKSLLNDGISTRRDFDDAETALRTAESAREASIAQRDTAKEVLSYTELRAPADGIVTARLAEAGQVAQAAQVMFTIADNGARDAVFNVYESLFFAQPSKDGVIVTLLSDDRVRTTGHVREVSPTIDTQTGTVRVKVAMDRTPPEMTLGASVVGVGALAPRRVALVPWQALSGIGSTPALWVVDKANSTVSLRPVEVLSFETGSAMVSGGIEEGEIYVADGTKLLRPGQTVTLTEGVAE; this comes from the coding sequence ATGACCCGATCGGGCGGAATGATGCTGGCGGCGCTCCTGCTGTCTGCCACAGCGATACCGGCGCTTGCCGACGGCCTGGCGCGGCCGGTGCGCACGGCGCCGGTGCACTTCGAGGAGCGCGAGCAGACGGTCACCATGACCGGCGAGGTGGTGGCCCGCGTCGAGACGGACCTGTCCTTCCGGGTCGGCGGGCGCATCACCGGCTGGTTCGTCGATGTGGGCGATGCGGTGAAGGAAGGCCAGGTGATGGCGCGTCTCGATCCGGAGGAGCAGAGGGCGGACGTGGAGGCCGCGGAAGCGGGCGTTCGCGCCGCCGAAGCCCAGCTCAAGCTGGCCCGCGCCAATTTCGACCGCCAGAAATCCCTTCTCAACGACGGCATCAGCACGCGGCGCGATTTCGATGACGCCGAGACCGCGCTGCGCACCGCCGAGAGCGCCCGGGAGGCTTCCATCGCCCAGCGCGACACGGCGAAGGAAGTGCTTTCCTACACGGAACTGCGCGCACCGGCCGACGGCATCGTGACCGCGCGCCTCGCGGAGGCCGGGCAGGTTGCGCAGGCGGCGCAGGTCATGTTCACCATCGCCGACAACGGCGCGCGCGACGCCGTCTTCAACGTCTACGAATCGCTGTTCTTCGCGCAGCCCTCGAAGGACGGGGTGATCGTCACGCTGCTCAGCGACGACAGGGTGCGCACGACCGGCCATGTGCGCGAGGTCTCGCCGACCATCGACACGCAGACGGGCACGGTGCGGGTGAAGGTCGCCATGGACCGGACGCCGCCGGAAATGACGCTCGGGGCTTCCGTGGTCGGCGTCGGCGCGCTGGCGCCCCGCCGGGTCGCGCTCGTGCCCTGGCAGGCGCTTTCCGGCATCGGCAGCACCCCGGCGCTCTGGGTCGTCGACAAGGCGAACAGCACGGTGAGCCTGCGCCCGGTGGAGGTCCTTTCCTTCGAGACCGGCTCGGCGATGGTTTCCGGCGGGATCGAGGAAGGGGAAATCTATGTCGCCGACGGCACCAAGCTCCTGCGGCCCGGCCAGACCGTTACCCTGACCGAAGGAGTCGCCGAATGA
- a CDS encoding efflux RND transporter permease subunit translates to MKKFNLSDWALEHASLVWYFMIVFALLGFFTYQNLGREEDPSFVIKTMTISAAWPGASVEETTRQVTERIERKLEELESLDFSRSITTPGQTLVFVNLKPTTRARDVAPTWLTVRNMINDIRGEFPSGVVGPAFNDRFGDVFGNIYAFTADGLTPRQLRDYVEDARRRVLTVPNIGKVDLIGAQDEVIYLEFSTRQLAALGISTQQVVATLQAQNAISPSGVVQGDGERVAVRVGGQFSSEESLREVNLRVNNRFFRLSDIATITRGYQDPPSALFRFNGEPAIGLAIGMKQGSNLLEFGAAVEKEIEQLSNELPVGVDVHLVSDQPKVVEEAVSGFTRALFEAVAIVLIVSFISLGLRAGLVVALSIPLTLGITFVFMYYDDISLQRVSLGALIIALGLLVDDAMIAVEMMVARLEAGDSLRKAATYVYTSTAFPMLTGTLVTVAGFIPIGLNNSAAGEFTFSLFVVIAISLVVSWVVAVVFTPLLGVTILPKSMKKHHEQKGWFARAFARILDVCMRWKWTTIVATVLVFCVSVFGMRFVQEQFFPSSDRPELVIDWALPQNASIAETNAQIAKLEEEKLKGNPDIERWSSYVGEGAVRFLLSFDVQPPSPAFGQTVIVSKDLEARDRLKADLEAYLRTTFVGTDALVKLLDIGPPVGRPIQYRVSGPDIQEVRKQALAFGELLGGNDRLGDIVYDWNEPARVVKVDVLQDKARQLGVTSQDISSALNGVVGGTTVTQIRDDVYLIDVIGRARASERQSIETLRQLQLPTANGTSVPLAAVANFRYEMEQPVVWRRSRQPTITVKASITGGVQPATIVSQMEKDVGSFRQSLPSGYSIDVGGSVEESANSQAPIVAVVPLMLFAMATILMLQLQSFSRLFLVFAVAPLALIGVVIALLGSGAPLGFVAILGVLALIGILIRNSVILVVQIEDLRREGMHAWDAVREATEHRMRPIMLTAAAASLALIPISREVFWGPMAYAMMGGIIVGTVLTLLFLPALYVAWFRIKPEDREGEAPAPDPVEPLPAA, encoded by the coding sequence ATGAAGAAGTTCAACCTTTCGGACTGGGCGCTCGAACATGCTTCGCTCGTCTGGTACTTCATGATCGTCTTCGCGCTGCTCGGTTTCTTCACCTACCAGAATCTCGGCCGCGAAGAGGATCCGTCCTTCGTCATCAAGACGATGACGATCAGCGCGGCCTGGCCCGGCGCCTCCGTCGAGGAGACGACGCGGCAGGTGACCGAGCGCATCGAGCGCAAGCTGGAAGAACTGGAATCGCTCGATTTCAGCCGCAGCATCACGACGCCCGGCCAGACGCTCGTCTTCGTCAACCTGAAGCCGACGACCCGCGCGCGCGACGTCGCGCCGACCTGGCTTACCGTCCGCAACATGATCAACGACATTCGCGGGGAGTTTCCCTCGGGTGTCGTCGGCCCGGCCTTCAACGACCGCTTCGGCGACGTCTTCGGCAATATCTACGCCTTCACCGCGGACGGGCTCACCCCCCGGCAGCTTCGCGATTATGTCGAGGACGCGCGCCGGCGCGTCCTGACGGTGCCGAATATCGGCAAGGTCGACCTCATCGGCGCGCAGGACGAGGTAATCTATCTCGAATTCTCGACGCGCCAGCTCGCCGCGCTCGGCATTTCCACCCAGCAGGTCGTCGCCACGCTGCAGGCGCAGAACGCGATTTCGCCCTCCGGCGTGGTGCAGGGCGACGGCGAGCGCGTCGCCGTGCGGGTCGGCGGGCAGTTCAGCTCCGAGGAAAGCCTTCGCGAGGTGAACCTGCGCGTCAACAACCGCTTCTTCCGCCTCAGCGACATCGCGACCATCACCCGCGGCTACCAGGATCCGCCGTCGGCGCTCTTCCGCTTCAACGGCGAGCCGGCCATCGGCCTTGCCATCGGCATGAAGCAGGGCTCGAACCTGCTGGAGTTCGGCGCGGCGGTGGAGAAGGAGATCGAGCAGCTTTCGAACGAACTGCCTGTCGGCGTCGACGTGCACCTCGTCTCCGACCAGCCGAAGGTGGTGGAGGAGGCCGTTTCCGGCTTCACCCGCGCGCTCTTCGAGGCGGTCGCCATCGTTCTCATCGTCAGTTTCATCAGCCTCGGCCTTCGGGCCGGGCTCGTCGTGGCGCTCTCCATCCCGCTGACGCTCGGCATCACCTTCGTCTTCATGTATTACGACGACATATCGCTGCAACGCGTGTCGCTCGGGGCGCTGATCATCGCGCTCGGCCTTCTCGTCGACGACGCCATGATCGCCGTCGAGATGATGGTGGCGCGGCTGGAGGCGGGCGATTCGCTGCGCAAGGCGGCGACCTACGTCTACACCTCCACCGCCTTCCCGATGCTGACCGGCACGCTGGTGACGGTGGCAGGCTTCATCCCGATCGGCCTCAACAACAGCGCGGCCGGCGAGTTCACCTTCAGCCTCTTCGTCGTCATCGCCATCTCGCTCGTTGTCTCCTGGGTCGTCGCGGTCGTCTTCACGCCGCTGCTCGGCGTCACGATCCTGCCGAAGAGCATGAAGAAGCATCACGAGCAGAAGGGCTGGTTCGCCCGCGCCTTCGCGCGGATCCTCGATGTCTGCATGCGCTGGAAGTGGACGACCATCGTGGCGACCGTGCTCGTCTTCTGCGTCTCGGTCTTCGGCATGCGCTTCGTGCAGGAGCAGTTCTTCCCCTCGTCGGACCGGCCGGAACTGGTCATCGACTGGGCGCTGCCGCAGAACGCCTCGATTGCCGAGACCAATGCGCAGATCGCCAAGCTCGAGGAGGAAAAGCTCAAGGGCAATCCGGATATCGAGCGGTGGTCCTCCTATGTCGGCGAGGGTGCGGTGCGCTTCCTGCTGTCCTTCGACGTGCAGCCGCCGTCGCCGGCCTTCGGCCAGACGGTCATCGTCAGCAAGGACCTGGAGGCGCGCGATCGCCTGAAGGCGGATTTGGAGGCGTATCTGCGCACGACGTTCGTCGGCACGGACGCGCTCGTCAAGCTGCTCGACATCGGCCCGCCGGTCGGCCGGCCGATCCAGTACCGCGTCAGCGGCCCCGACATCCAGGAGGTGCGCAAGCAGGCGCTCGCCTTCGGCGAACTCCTCGGCGGCAACGACCGGCTCGGCGACATCGTCTACGACTGGAATGAGCCGGCGCGCGTGGTGAAGGTCGACGTGCTGCAGGACAAGGCGCGCCAGCTCGGCGTGACCTCGCAGGACATTTCCTCGGCGCTGAACGGCGTCGTCGGCGGCACGACCGTCACGCAGATCCGCGACGACGTCTACCTGATCGACGTCATCGGCCGGGCGCGTGCGAGCGAGCGCCAGTCCATCGAGACGCTGCGCCAGCTCCAACTCCCCACGGCGAACGGCACGTCGGTGCCGCTCGCGGCCGTCGCGAACTTCCGCTACGAGATGGAGCAGCCGGTCGTCTGGCGCCGCTCGCGCCAGCCCACCATCACCGTCAAGGCGAGCATCACCGGCGGCGTGCAGCCGGCGACCATCGTCTCGCAGATGGAAAAGGACGTCGGCAGCTTCCGGCAAAGCCTGCCATCCGGCTACAGCATCGACGTCGGCGGTTCCGTCGAGGAAAGCGCCAACAGCCAGGCGCCGATCGTCGCCGTCGTTCCGCTGATGCTCTTCGCCATGGCGACGATCCTGATGCTGCAGCTCCAGAGCTTCTCCCGACTCTTCCTCGTCTTCGCGGTGGCGCCGCTGGCGCTCATCGGGGTGGTCATAGCCCTCCTCGGCAGCGGGGCGCCGCTCGGCTTCGTCGCGATCCTCGGGGTGCTGGCACTCATCGGCATCCTCATCCGCAACTCGGTCATCCTCGTCGTGCAGATCGAGGACCTGAGGCGGGAGGGCATGCATGCCTGGGATGCGGTGCGCGAGGCGACGGAGCACCGCATGCGGCCGATCATGCTGACGGCGGCGGCGGCAAGCCTGGCGCTCATTCCCATCTCGCGCGAAGTGTTCTGGGGACCTATGGCCTACGCCATGATGGGCGGCATCATCGTCGGCACGGTGCTGACGCTGCTCTTCCTGCCGGCGCTTTACGTCGCCTGGTTCCGCATCAAGCCGGAGGACAGGGAAGGGGAGGCGCCTGCGCCCGACCCCGTCGAGCCGCTTCCGGCGGCGTGA
- a CDS encoding efflux RND transporter periplasmic adaptor subunit produces the protein MRMSVPTALAVAAAMALAGCKKEEEAAAPPRPVLSLVVTPTALPGTRFAGTVQARVQAALGSRVAGRLVSRTVHVGDLVKKGDALAVLDATAYELAVRSARAELSSAEATLASAIANQDRQKTLLQSNAAAKAAVESAEQTREAADAGVTRARTALVKAEEQLSYTRILAEFDGVVVATGAEVGQTVSPGEAIVTVARPDERDAVVDIPETAEGIAAGSRFLVSLQINPAVTVKGTVREVAPSADAVTRTRRVKIALEDPPDTVRLGTTITAELEGPDLTAFMVPETALVRKDDKPHVWLVDAGKGEVHLVPVETGATAGRSLAVTEGLKEGDRVVTAGVNSLEEGQKVKIEDEASL, from the coding sequence ATGAGGATGTCCGTTCCCACGGCGCTTGCCGTCGCCGCCGCCATGGCGCTTGCCGGCTGCAAGAAGGAGGAGGAGGCGGCCGCGCCGCCGCGGCCGGTGCTCTCGCTGGTCGTCACGCCCACGGCGCTGCCGGGCACGCGGTTCGCCGGCACGGTGCAGGCGAGGGTGCAGGCCGCGCTCGGCTCGCGCGTCGCCGGCCGCCTCGTCTCCCGTACCGTCCATGTCGGCGACCTCGTCAAGAAGGGCGACGCGCTCGCCGTGCTCGACGCGACGGCCTACGAACTGGCCGTCCGCTCCGCGCGCGCCGAGCTCTCCAGCGCCGAGGCGACGCTTGCAAGCGCCATCGCCAACCAGGATCGGCAGAAAACCCTGCTCCAGTCCAATGCCGCGGCCAAGGCGGCCGTCGAGAGCGCCGAACAGACCCGCGAGGCGGCGGATGCCGGCGTGACGCGGGCGCGCACGGCGCTGGTGAAGGCCGAAGAGCAGCTTTCCTATACCCGCATCCTCGCCGAATTCGACGGCGTCGTGGTCGCGACGGGCGCCGAGGTGGGCCAGACGGTCTCGCCCGGCGAGGCCATCGTCACCGTCGCCCGGCCGGACGAGCGCGATGCGGTCGTCGACATTCCCGAGACGGCGGAGGGCATCGCCGCCGGCAGCCGGTTCCTCGTCTCGCTGCAGATCAATCCCGCCGTCACCGTCAAGGGAACGGTGCGCGAGGTCGCGCCCTCGGCGGATGCCGTGACGCGCACGCGCCGCGTCAAGATCGCGCTGGAAGACCCGCCGGACACCGTCCGGCTCGGCACGACGATCACCGCCGAGCTCGAGGGACCCGACCTCACGGCCTTCATGGTGCCGGAAACGGCGCTGGTCCGGAAGGACGACAAGCCGCATGTCTGGCTGGTCGATGCGGGCAAGGGCGAGGTGCATCTCGTGCCCGTCGAGACCGGCGCGACGGCCGGGCGGTCGCTGGCCGTGACCGAAGGCCTGAAGGAGGGCGACCGCGTCGTCACCGCCGGCGTGAACAGCCTTGAAGAAGGCCAGAAAGTGAAGATCGAGGACGAGGCAAGCCTATGA